In Odontesthes bonariensis isolate fOdoBon6 chromosome 22, fOdoBon6.hap1, whole genome shotgun sequence, one genomic interval encodes:
- the LOC142373299 gene encoding uncharacterized protein LOC142373299 translates to MALASGHWLEKEMRGEAPSPRHGHALAVAGNVAFLFGGARIINQEDRPLYFSDFYMLTVSPDDAVWEEIPQSGEVPSAREGHALCVVKGRLYLFGGASSPDAAECLPGVYSFDIVSLTWECLATGGVALRALRHSSVAVGDNIYMYGGILKGSPTDDLLVFNTVSLTWTPVKTSGSLPPALWGQDFAPAGDQVFMFGGYGAGGDFCKDLYVLNTEDLLWQKWEVKGESPAACSGQTLTAHHDKVLSRSLKENQLVIHGLLQ, encoded by the exons ATGGCTTTAGCCAGCGGTCACTGGCTGGAGAAAGAGATGAGGGGAGAAGCTCCGAGTCCCAG ACATGGTCACGCGTTAGCCGTAGCGGGAAACGTGGCCTTTCTTTTTGGAGGAGCACGTATCATCAACCAAGAG GACCGTCCTCTTTACTTCAGTGACTTCTACATGCTAACAG TTAGTCCTGATGATGCGGTGTGGGAGGAGATTCCTCAGAGTGGAGAAGTTCCATCTGCCAGAGAAGGACACGCACTTTG TGTTGTGAAAGGGAGGCTGTATCTGTTTGGAGGAGCTTCCAGCCCCGACGCCGCTGAATGTCTGCCAGGAGTCTACAGCTTCGACATag TGTCTCTGACCTGGGAATGCTTAGCAACCGGGGGCGTGGCCCTCAGAGCGCTGAGACACAGCTCTGTTGCCGTGGGAGACAACATCTACATGTACGGAGGCATTCTGAAGGGAAGTCCGACTGATGACCTCCTGGTCTTCAACACAG tgtCTCTCACCTGGACTCCGGTGAAGACAAGTGGATCGCTGCCTCCTGCCCT GTGGGGTCAGGATTTTGCTCCGGCTGGTGATCAGGTGTTCATGTTTGGAGGTTACGGAGCAGGAGGAGACTTTTGCAAAGACCTCTACGTTCTTAATACAG AGGATCTGCTGTGGCAGAAGTGGGAGGTGAAAGGAGAATCGCCTGCGGCCTGCAGCGGACAAACGCTGACTGCACACCACGATAAGGTGCTCTCACGCTCCCTCAAAGAAAATCAACTTGTAATACACGGATTGTTACAATAA
- the mfsd14ba gene encoding hippocampus abundant transcript 1 protein — protein MARGRCEEMPGEPPAATGRVVLVKKIVMKDGAVPQQGIGRPSVYHAVVVIFLEFFAWGLLTTPMLTVLHETFPQHTFLMNGLIQGVKGLLSFMSAPLIGALSDVWGRRTFLLVTVFFTCAPIPLMRLSPWWYFAMISMSGAFSVTFSVIFAYVADVTDERERSTAYGLVSATFAASLVTSPAIGAYLSAWYGDNLVVLLATLIALADICFILLAVPESLPDKMRLNTWGMPISWEQADPFVSLRKVGQDPTVLLICITVFLSYLPEAGQYSSFFLYLRQVINFSSTTLAVFIGVVGILSIVAQTLFLTLLMRTLGNKNTVLLGLGFQILQLAWYGFGSEPWMMWAAGAVAAMSSITFPAVSALVSSSADPDKQGVVQGMITGIRGLCNGLGPALYGFVFFLFDVELNTMDPIQGEFNIDPLPLQSPTERALIPGPPFLLGSCTVFVAFIVALFIPEKPSCSSSSSDLSVSDKPNPESKESMSSLAGVHINTPLPGSDEESPPNTSDEDFEPLLHDSIV, from the exons ATGGCCCGCGGCAGGTGTGAGGAGATGCCGGGGGAGCCTCCGGCGGCCACCGGCCGGGTGGTGCTGGTCAAGAAGATCGTCATGAAGGACGGAGCAGTG CCTCAGCAGGGTATCGGCCGGCCCAGCGTGTATCACGCCGTGGTGGTTATCTTCCTAGAGTTCTTCGCCTGGGGCTTGCTCACCACGCCCATGCTCACT GTTTTACACGAGACCTTCCCCCAGCACACGTTCCTGATGAACGGACTCATTCAGGGTGTGAAG GGTTTGCTGTCCTTCATGTCGGCTCCTCTGATCGGAGCTTTATCGGACGTGTGGGGCAGACGGACCTTCCTTCTGGTCACCGTCTTCTTCACCTGCGCTCCGATCCCTCTGATGAGGCTCAGCCCCTG GTGGTACTTCGCCATGATCTCCATGTCTGGAGCTTTCTCCGTCACCTTCTCGGTCATCTTTGCTTATGTTGCTGATGTAACGGATGAAAGAGAGAGGAGCACAGCCTACGGTTTG GTGTCCGCCACCTTTGCAGCCAGCCTGGTGACGAGTCCGGCCATCGGGGCGTACCTGTCGGCCTGGTACGGGGACAACTTGGTGGTTCTGCTGGCAACGCTCATCGCTCTGGCCGACATCTGCTTCATCCTGCTGGCCGTGCCCGAGTCTCTGCCTGACAAGATGAGGCTCAACACCTGGGGGATGCCCATATCCTGGGAGCAGGCCGACCCCTTTGTG TCTCTGAGGAAGGTGGGTCAGGACCCCACGGTCTTACTGATCTGCATCACCGTGTTCCTGTCTTACCTGCCGGAGGCCGGCCAGTACTCCAGCTTCTTCCTCTacctgagacag GTGATAAACTTCTCCTCCACGACGCTCGCTGTGTTCATAGGAGTGGTGGGCATCCTGTCCATCGTAGCACAG ACTCTCTTCCTCACTCTGCTGATGAGAACTCTGGGGAATAAAAACACCGTCCTGCTGGGGTTGGGCTTCCAGATCCTTCAGCTGGCCTGGTACGGCTTTGGATCCGAGCCATG GATGATGTGGGCGGCTGGTGCTGTCGCAGCCATGTCCTCCATCACCTTTCCGGCGGTCTCTGCTTTAGTGTCGTCGTCTGCTGATCCCGACAAACAAG GTGTTGTCCAGGGGATGATCACCGGGATCAGAGGCCTCTGTAACGGTCTGGGTCCAGCTCTGTACGGATTCGTCTTCTTCCTCTTCGACGTCGAGCTCAACACCATGGACCCCATCCAGGGAGAGTTCAACATCGACCCGCTGCCTCTGCAAAGCCCCACTGAG CGGGCGCTCATCCCCGGGCCGCCCTTCCTGCTCGGATCCTGCACCGTGTTCGTCGCCTTCATCGTCGCTCTGTTCATCCCCGAGAAACCCTCCTGCTCCTCGTCTTCCTCCGACCTCTCCGTCAGCGACAAGCCCAACCCGGAGAGCAAAGAGTCGATGTCCTCGCTGGCCGGCGTGCACATCAACACGCCGCTGCCAGGCAGCGACGAGGAGAGCCCCCCCAACACCAGCGACGAGGACTTTGAGCCGCTGCTGCACGACAGCATCGTCTGA